A region of bacterium DNA encodes the following proteins:
- a CDS encoding proton-conducting transporter membrane subunit has product NHAIFKVLLFLGAGAVIRASGTGEIDRLGGLLKRMPHTAAAFLVGSAAISGLPPLNGFVSEFLIYLGAFAILVTPGATIYGALPALIVIASLALIGGLAAACFTKAFGTIFLGEPRCDEAARAQEAPIPMLAPMMILAAACLCIGLAAPAVVPLLGGAVGVAAGFAEGAAPSALAEAAAILAKLVVVFAALIAIACAALSLRRRLLARRAVTRTATWDCGYARPAPSMQYTASSFAQPLTNSFGMLLNIHEEREAPQGLFPQRAAFASHARDVAREGLFDPIFSAVASALARLRVIQHGNVHLYILYIAVALIVLLLWAFGGR; this is encoded by the coding sequence CAACCACGCGATCTTCAAGGTGCTGCTCTTCCTGGGTGCAGGCGCCGTGATCCGCGCCTCGGGCACCGGCGAGATCGACCGGCTCGGCGGGCTTCTGAAGCGCATGCCGCATACCGCGGCGGCGTTTCTCGTCGGCTCGGCGGCGATCTCGGGCCTACCGCCGCTGAACGGATTCGTCAGCGAGTTTCTCATCTATCTCGGCGCGTTCGCGATCCTGGTGACTCCGGGTGCGACGATCTACGGCGCGCTCCCCGCGCTGATCGTCATCGCTTCGCTGGCGCTGATCGGCGGGCTCGCGGCCGCCTGCTTCACCAAGGCCTTCGGCACGATCTTCTTAGGCGAGCCGCGATGCGATGAGGCGGCCCGCGCTCAGGAAGCGCCGATCCCCATGCTCGCGCCGATGATGATCCTGGCCGCGGCATGCCTCTGCATCGGGCTCGCTGCTCCGGCCGTGGTCCCGTTGCTGGGGGGCGCCGTCGGCGTCGCGGCGGGCTTCGCCGAAGGGGCTGCTCCGTCGGCGCTTGCCGAAGCCGCCGCAATCCTCGCGAAGCTCGTCGTCGTATTCGCGGCGCTGATCGCGATCGCCTGCGCGGCGTTGTCGCTCAGGCGAAGGCTCCTCGCGCGCCGGGCGGTGACGCGCACTGCGACCTGGGACTGCGGCTACGCGCGGCCCGCGCCCAGCATGCAGTACACGGCATCGTCCTTTGCCCAGCCGTTGACGAACTCCTTCGGGATGCTTCTCAATATCCATGAGGAGAGGGAAGCGCCGCAGGGCCTCTTTCCGCAGCGCGCCGCATTCGCATCGCACGCGCGCGACGTGGCGAGGGAGGGCCTCTTCGATCCGATCTTCTCGGCTGTGGCCTCCGCGCTGGCGCGTTTGCGCGTGATCCAGCACGGCAACGTGCATCTGTATATCTTATATATAGCGGTCGCGCTGATCGTGCTCCTGCTCTGGGCGT